The genomic stretch ACAAATACCTCGTCACCGGCCTTACTGCCATCCTGCGAGAAATTGGCTTCCGTTAAGGGGATCTTCAACAACTGGCCAATGGACAGCGGTTGTTCCAGCGTAGCGCCATTGAAGGGCGCAATATCCCGGGGACTCTGGTTATAGATCCGGCCTACACTGTACCAGTTCTCTTTAGGCATTACTTTATGCACCAGGTACAACTGCGGAGCACTGCCCTGGATGATCAGGTCAGACTGCGCCTGTACCCACTGCACCATCAATACAAATACGAATGGAAGAAGTCGACTGATTTTGATCATAATAGCTCTTTTCGTAACGGTGCAAAGATGCAGCATATTTTTAATTGTTTCCGCTTTTCAGTATCCGCCAGGCCGAAGGGTAGTAATTGTTGACCCGGTTAGGCAGCAACTTGACCCAGCCCAGGGAGAAACCGGCGTATTGCACCAGGGCCCAGCCTTTGGTTGTGGCAGCCAGCTCCAGCGGTTCCTTGCGCAGGTATTGCAGGGCTTCCGCCTTTTTTAACGATACTGCAACAATTTCCGGTGCCAGCAGGCCGCTCAGGGCCAGCGCATGTTCCGGCACCAGGTCCTTTCCGGCAATTTTTCCCAGGGTAATACCCGCAGAACGAATATAAAACTTGTCGGCAATAGTGAGCAATTCCTGTTCCAGATTGGTGGGAAAGGCCAGGATCAGTTCCTGCTGCTTCCAGAACTGCCAATCGCCCGCCTGCCGCAGCCAGGGCTGCACCACGGCGGCCTCGGCTTTGCCGGCTTTTACCAGGGGCGCTTTCTTTGGAGATCGGGACGCATAGCGGTCGCCCTCCTTTTTTCGGAAACAGGCCAGGAAAAACCCTTCGCCTTTTATTTTATCAGGGAAGAAACGATAACCGGCCGCCTGGTGCAGGGCTGATTGTACGGGTACAATACCCCAATCGGGCTCCGTTTGCAGGGGCACAGTTTCCAGCTGGAAAGTATCCATCAGCCAGTCGAGGATGTCCTCATCCTCTTCCACAGAATAGGAGCAGGTGCTATAGATCAGCAGGCCTTCATCGGCCAGTGCGGTAAAACTTTCAGCAAGGATCCGCTGCTGACGCTGGCAGCAAAGCTGAACGGCCTGCGGACTCCATTCCCGGATGGCTTCAGGTTCACGGCGGAACAGTCCGCTGCCACTGCAGGGAGCATCAATCACCAGCACATCAAAAAAACCGGGGATGCGTGCAAAATCCTGCGGATCGTTATTGGTGACAATCACATTGGCCGCGCCCCATTTCACCAGGTTCTCTTCCAGGATGGCGGCCCGCGTGCGGATCACTTCATTGCTGACCAGTAAACTGTCGGGGGAGAGCAGGGATTGCAGGTGCGTGGACTTGCCACCGGGAGCGGCGCAAAGATCCAGGACCCTTAATTTTTTGCTGGTATCGGTGGTCTGCAGCAGGGCCTGTTCCAGGAACATGCTGGAAGCCTCCTGCACATAATAAGTGCCTGCATGGAACAGGGGATCGAAAGTAAAAGAGGGACGTTCCGGTAAATAAAAGCCGTAACGGGACCAGGGAACAGGCGTCAGCGCAGCAGGATCAAAGCCTCCCGGCTGCCATTCCCCGGCGGTGGCAGACTGCCTGGCCGGGTTGACACGGATGGACGTGATCTGTCCACCCGAAGCATGCACCTGTTCAAAAGCGGGCTGGTTAAAGCCACGGATCCCCTGCAGGGACTGCAGGAGATCCGCTGGTAATTCAATTGCCAATAGTTATTCTTTTCAGTTGAATAAAGTGGCAAAGATACCGATTACAGGTTTTTGATCTCAGCAATAAGGTCCTGCAGTACTTTTTTAGCGTCACCAAACAGCATGGAGGTCTTGGGCTGGAAGAACAGGTCGTTCTCAATACCCGCATAACCAGGCTTCATACTGCGTTTGTTGACGATCACATTTTTGGCCAGTTCCACATCCAGGATGGGCATGCCATATATGGGAGAAGCAGGATCTGTTTTAGCTGCGGGGTTCACCACGTCGTTGGCGCCCAGGATCAGCACCACATCAGTGGTGGGGAACTCTTCATTGGCCTGTTCCATTTCCTGGAGCTTTTCATAGCTCACATCCGCTTCGGCCAGCAGCACGTTCATATGCCCGGGCATCCGTCCGGCTACAGGGTGGATAGCGTATTTAACTTCCACGCCCTTGCTTTCCAGTAATTTCTCCAGCTCATGGCAGGCATGCTGCGCCTGGGCCACAGCCAGCCCATAACCCGGAACAATCATTACTCTGTTGGCATAGCTCATTACTACGGCCGTATCGCTTACGGAGATCTCTTTGGTGCTGCCCTGGTCTTTGGCGCCTGCGGGACCGCCGCCGGCTTTCTTGCCGCCGAAGGAACCGATCAGTACATTCTTCAGTGAGCGGTTCATGGCTTTACACATGAGGATGGTCAGCAGGGTACCGGCTGCGCCTACCAGGATACCACCGGTAAGCATTACTTTGTTGTCATACAGGAAACCGCCGCAGGCTGCCGCCACACCGGTAAAGGAGTTGAGCAGGGAGATCACAACAGGCATATCTGCACCGCCGATAGGCATTACAAAGAATACACCATACAGGATCGACAGTGCGAAAGTACCATAGAACAGCATCACGGGTAAGGAGCCCAGCGGATGCGGATCAATGTCCTGTACAGCTGCAGGATCCGGCGGCACATCAGCCATACCGATAGCCACAATGATATAGGTGGTCAGGGCCAGGATAGCGCCCATCAGCACCAGGTTGAAGATATGCTGTCCTTTGAAGGAGAAATCCTTGATCTTCCCGTTCAGCTTACCCCAGGCTACCACAGAACCGGCAAAAGAAACGGTGCCGATGATGAGGCCCAGGAAGATAGTGATCAGGATACCGGGCTGCACAGGAATGCTGAGAATAGCATCTTCCACTACAGCGCCGGCTTCGTAGGATTCAAAGATATTGACCCGGAAATGCGTATGCGCCAGGTGATCAAATTCAATCATGGAGATCAGCGCGGCGCAGGCGCCACCCATACCGTTGAAGAGGCTCACCATTTCGGGCATGGCGGTCATCTTCACTTTTCTGGCGGCCAGCGTGCCCACCAGCGTGCCGATGATCAGGCCGCCGAAGATCCAGGGATAATTATGTAGTTTCTGACCGGAATCGTCACGGTACAGAAAAATGGTACCAAAGATGGCCAGTCCCATACCGGCGGCAGCTACCAGGTTACCCCTGCGCGCGGTGGCGGGGTTCGACAGCATTTTCAGGCCGATGATAAAAGTAACGGAACCGATCAGGTAGCAAAGGGTAAGTAAGTTTACATCCATAGCCTAATAAATTCGAAGTTTGTCAATGCTGCACGCATCAGGGTTTTCCTTTTTTGGATTTGAACATTTCCAGCATCCTGTCGGTCACCACAAAGCCACCCACCACATTCAGTGTCCCCAGCACTACGGCCAGGAATCCCAGTGACAACGCCAGGTAATTATCGTGTTCTGCACGGCCCATAACAATGATGGCGCCAATGATGACCACCCCGTGGATGGCGTTGGCGCCACTCATCAGCGGAGTATGCAGTACACTCGGCACACGGCCGATGATCTCGATACCCACAAAGATCATGAGGGCAACGATGTAAATGATCTGCTGGTTAACAGCTATCCAGTTCAATACAGCTTCCATAGCATTCAATTAATATAATATCGGGAAACGGGTTTGTTATCAGGAGGCCAGTGCCGCTTTTACGCGTTCATGCACCAGCTGGCCTTCATGGGTAATACAGGAACCTTTTACCAGGTCATCTTCCCAGTTGAGGTGCAGTGCACCTTCTTTGGTGATAAGCAGCTGTAAGAAGTTCAGGATATTCTTGCCATAGAGCTTGCTGGCGTCAGATGGCATGGTGCCCGGCAGGTTACTGTTGCCAATAATGGACACGCCGTTATGATTGACCGTTTCGTTGTCTTTGGTAAAAGGTGTATTACCACCGGTGGAAGCTGCAATATCAATGATCACGGAGCCATTGCGCATTTTTTCCAGCATTTCGGTTGAAATGAGGATCGGCGCTTTTTTACCGGGGATCTGGGCGGTGGTGATCACAATATCCGCTTTGGCAATGCTTTCTGCAATGCGTTGCTGCTGTTTCTGCTTGTACTCCTCTGTTTGCTCAACGGCATAACCGCCGGCTTTGGAAGCATCGGCAGCGCCTTCCACTTCCACGAATTTGGCGCCAAGGCTCATCACCTCTTCCTTTACTGCCGGGCGGGTATCAAATACTTCCACTACAGCGCCGAGACGGCGGCCGGTGGCAATGGCCTGCAAACCGGCCACACCCGCACCCAGTATCAGTAAT from Candidatus Pseudobacter hemicellulosilyticus encodes the following:
- a CDS encoding RNA methyltransferase, with protein sequence MAIELPADLLQSLQGIRGFNQPAFEQVHASGGQITSIRVNPARQSATAGEWQPGGFDPAALTPVPWSRYGFYLPERPSFTFDPLFHAGTYYVQEASSMFLEQALLQTTDTSKKLRVLDLCAAPGGKSTHLQSLLSPDSLLVSNEVIRTRAAILEENLVKWGAANVIVTNNDPQDFARIPGFFDVLVIDAPCSGSGLFRREPEAIREWSPQAVQLCCQRQQRILAESFTALADEGLLIYSTCSYSVEEDEDILDWLMDTFQLETVPLQTEPDWGIVPVQSALHQAAGYRFFPDKIKGEGFFLACFRKKEGDRYASRSPKKAPLVKAGKAEAAVVQPWLRQAGDWQFWKQQELILAFPTNLEQELLTIADKFYIRSAGITLGKIAGKDLVPEHALALSGLLAPEIVAVSLKKAEALQYLRKEPLELAATTKGWALVQYAGFSLGWVKLLPNRVNNYYPSAWRILKSGNN
- a CDS encoding NAD(P)(+) transhydrogenase (Re/Si-specific) subunit beta, producing the protein MDVNLLTLCYLIGSVTFIIGLKMLSNPATARRGNLVAAAGMGLAIFGTIFLYRDDSGQKLHNYPWIFGGLIIGTLVGTLAARKVKMTAMPEMVSLFNGMGGACAALISMIEFDHLAHTHFRVNIFESYEAGAVVEDAILSIPVQPGILITIFLGLIIGTVSFAGSVVAWGKLNGKIKDFSFKGQHIFNLVLMGAILALTTYIIVAIGMADVPPDPAAVQDIDPHPLGSLPVMLFYGTFALSILYGVFFVMPIGGADMPVVISLLNSFTGVAAACGGFLYDNKVMLTGGILVGAAGTLLTILMCKAMNRSLKNVLIGSFGGKKAGGGPAGAKDQGSTKEISVSDTAVVMSYANRVMIVPGYGLAVAQAQHACHELEKLLESKGVEVKYAIHPVAGRMPGHMNVLLAEADVSYEKLQEMEQANEEFPTTDVVLILGANDVVNPAAKTDPASPIYGMPILDVELAKNVIVNKRSMKPGYAGIENDLFFQPKTSMLFGDAKKVLQDLIAEIKNL
- a CDS encoding NAD(P) transhydrogenase subunit alpha, with protein sequence MEAVLNWIAVNQQIIYIVALMIFVGIEIIGRVPSVLHTPLMSGANAIHGVVIIGAIIVMGRAEHDNYLALSLGFLAVVLGTLNVVGGFVVTDRMLEMFKSKKGKP
- a CDS encoding Re/Si-specific NAD(P)(+) transhydrogenase subunit alpha — encoded protein: MTIGILKEPSTESRVSLLPEAVATLTKKGITVLVEQGAGEKAFSKDEEYSKVGAVVKSRQEVLQSADLLLAIHQFPEAGSLAAKVLIGVFQPLFHTQQMQQWAQSGLTSFSLDMLPRTTRAQSMDVLSSQANIAGYKAVLTAAAAYGRYFPMFMTAAGSIAPAKLLILGAGVAGLQAIATGRRLGAVVEVFDTRPAVKEEVMSLGAKFVEVEGAADASKAGGYAVEQTEEYKQKQQQRIAESIAKADIVITTAQIPGKKAPILISTEMLEKMRNGSVIIDIAASTGGNTPFTKDNETVNHNGVSIIGNSNLPGTMPSDASKLYGKNILNFLQLLITKEGALHLNWEDDLVKGSCITHEGQLVHERVKAALAS